In Chryseobacterium camelliae, one DNA window encodes the following:
- a CDS encoding glycoside hydrolase family 2 TIM barrel-domain containing protein — translation MAFSQSNDWENPSYIGKGKEKPHTGFVLFDHAASALKRDYTASANYKTLNGNWDFQFHPDYRQADFDFSKPVPGQWKNIRVPSNWELQGFGIPIYTNIPYPFPKNPPFVGNDNPVGIYRKSFDKPFGDGQTILYFGSISGCAFVWLNGQKIGMTKNAKTPAEFNITRYLKEKGNELVVKVFRWSDGSYLEDQDFWRLSGIERDVYLYRLPDVSVWDYFLRADLDSTLKDGLFSADIDVRKFRNANNGEALLELQLLDPNGQKVFSGKKNIILKNDSMQTIRFAARIRKPEQWSAEFPNLYTVLLSLKTGDSETYIAEKTGFRKVEIKGGQLRVNGIAIRVHGVNRHEHDPETGHYTSKELMLKDILLMKSFNINAVRLSHYPNDPEFYKLCDQYGLYLVDEANIESHGMGDANSPGLDTLHHPAYLPEWENAHLDRTERMIKRDKNHPSIILWSLGNECSNGPVFKKTYRMVKAYDPGRPVMFEQAHENWNTDVIAPMYPSFESMKQFAQRKDQQRPYIMCEYSHAMGNSNGNFGDYFRVIRSSPYMQGGFIWDWVDQGLKTKDLNGQVFYAYGGDLGSFLYYNDENGVADGILSSDRTPDPGAYEVRKVYQYLDFSPKNIRSGIFEVTNNYNFAGTENFDFLWEIVGNGKVVKTGTFSLKLRPGQSGTVKVDYPEISADQEYFINFKAVTKHRWCILPEGTALAWEQMKVSGDFFTRKTEAPGALSITESPREISFSSGNTHGVFNKEKGRFTQYSNGSVTLNELPVPHFWRAPTDNDFGNKMPEKLGFWRNAHHELKLEKVSVFPKGPEGLKITCDYSLGNAAYQIRYTIRNNADIAMTFSIQLQTELPEMPRFGSRMVLPGNFHHLTYYGQGPYENYQDRNEASFVGIYSDTTENQYYKGYIRPQESGNRTGVRWLELLDDDGHGIAVAGLQELNFTAIHHSTEDLDPGYTKKQQHPTDLPPRKNIYLNIDLKQRGVGGDDSWRSLPHPQYLLNDQHYEFSYIFRLK, via the coding sequence ATGGCATTTTCCCAATCCAACGATTGGGAAAATCCTTCTTATATAGGGAAAGGAAAAGAAAAACCACATACCGGCTTTGTGCTTTTTGATCATGCCGCTTCTGCTTTGAAACGGGACTACACCGCATCAGCCAATTACAAAACCCTGAACGGAAACTGGGATTTCCAATTCCATCCGGATTACAGGCAGGCCGACTTTGATTTTTCAAAACCCGTCCCCGGACAGTGGAAAAACATCCGTGTACCTTCCAATTGGGAGCTGCAGGGTTTTGGCATTCCTATTTATACCAATATCCCGTATCCCTTTCCTAAAAACCCGCCGTTCGTCGGGAATGATAATCCGGTTGGGATCTACCGCAAAAGTTTTGACAAGCCTTTTGGAGACGGGCAGACCATTTTGTATTTCGGTTCCATTTCCGGGTGTGCTTTTGTGTGGCTGAACGGGCAGAAAATAGGCATGACCAAGAATGCTAAAACACCCGCCGAATTTAATATCACCCGTTACCTGAAGGAAAAAGGCAATGAACTGGTGGTAAAAGTCTTCCGCTGGAGCGATGGCAGCTACCTGGAAGACCAGGATTTCTGGCGGCTTAGCGGAATCGAACGGGATGTTTACCTGTACCGGCTTCCGGATGTTTCGGTATGGGATTACTTCCTTAGGGCAGACCTTGATTCTACATTAAAGGACGGCCTGTTTTCCGCTGATATTGATGTACGGAAGTTCCGAAACGCCAATAATGGCGAAGCCTTGCTGGAATTGCAGCTGCTGGATCCTAACGGTCAAAAGGTCTTTTCAGGAAAGAAAAATATTATCCTGAAGAACGATTCCATGCAGACCATCCGTTTTGCAGCCCGCATCCGTAAACCGGAACAGTGGAGCGCAGAATTCCCAAATCTCTATACCGTTTTACTTTCTTTAAAAACCGGAGATTCCGAAACCTATATAGCCGAAAAAACCGGGTTCCGGAAGGTGGAGATCAAGGGCGGGCAGCTGCGTGTGAACGGAATAGCGATCCGGGTTCACGGCGTCAACCGTCATGAACACGACCCTGAAACCGGTCATTATACCTCAAAGGAATTGATGCTGAAAGACATTCTGCTGATGAAATCATTCAACATCAATGCCGTCCGGCTGTCCCATTATCCTAATGATCCCGAATTCTATAAACTCTGTGACCAGTACGGTCTCTACCTGGTGGATGAAGCCAACATCGAATCCCACGGCATGGGTGATGCCAACTCCCCGGGCCTGGATACGCTGCATCATCCCGCTTACCTTCCGGAATGGGAAAACGCCCATCTCGACAGGACGGAAAGGATGATTAAAAGAGACAAGAACCACCCGTCCATCATCCTCTGGTCCTTGGGTAACGAGTGCAGCAACGGCCCGGTCTTCAAAAAAACATACCGGATGGTAAAAGCCTACGATCCGGGTCGGCCGGTGATGTTTGAACAGGCCCACGAAAACTGGAATACCGACGTGATTGCCCCGATGTACCCGTCATTTGAAAGCATGAAGCAGTTTGCACAGCGGAAAGATCAGCAGCGGCCATACATCATGTGCGAATATTCCCATGCCATGGGGAACAGCAACGGCAATTTCGGGGATTACTTCAGGGTGATCCGTTCATCTCCCTACATGCAGGGCGGTTTTATCTGGGACTGGGTAGACCAGGGACTGAAAACCAAAGACCTGAACGGCCAGGTTTTTTACGCGTACGGCGGAGACCTGGGCAGCTTCCTGTATTATAACGATGAGAACGGAGTCGCAGACGGGATCTTAAGCTCGGACAGGACGCCGGATCCAGGTGCTTATGAAGTCAGGAAAGTGTATCAGTACCTTGATTTCTCACCTAAAAATATCCGGTCAGGTATTTTTGAAGTTACGAACAACTACAATTTTGCCGGTACCGAAAATTTTGATTTCCTCTGGGAAATTGTTGGAAACGGAAAAGTGGTTAAGACCGGAACATTCAGCCTTAAACTGAGGCCCGGCCAATCCGGAACCGTTAAGGTTGATTACCCTGAAATCAGTGCAGATCAGGAATACTTCATCAATTTTAAAGCCGTCACAAAGCACCGTTGGTGCATCCTGCCGGAAGGAACCGCCCTCGCATGGGAACAGATGAAGGTTTCCGGTGATTTCTTCACCAGGAAAACAGAAGCTCCGGGAGCTTTAAGCATCACCGAAAGCCCGCGCGAGATCAGCTTTTCATCCGGAAATACCCATGGTGTTTTTAACAAAGAAAAAGGCAGGTTCACACAATATTCCAATGGATCGGTTACCCTGAATGAACTTCCGGTGCCACATTTCTGGAGGGCGCCCACCGATAATGACTTCGGAAATAAAATGCCCGAAAAACTGGGGTTCTGGCGGAATGCTCACCATGAGCTGAAGCTGGAAAAAGTAAGTGTTTTTCCTAAAGGCCCGGAGGGTTTAAAGATCACCTGTGATTATTCCCTCGGAAATGCAGCCTATCAGATCCGGTATACCATCAGGAATAATGCGGATATAGCCATGACTTTTTCTATCCAACTTCAGACTGAACTCCCTGAAATGCCGCGCTTCGGCAGCCGGATGGTCCTTCCCGGAAATTTTCATCACCTCACGTATTACGGACAGGGTCCTTACGAAAATTACCAGGACAGGAATGAAGCTTCCTTTGTAGGAATCTACAGCGACACTACAGAAAACCAGTATTACAAAGGCTATATCCGCCCGCAGGAAAGCGGAAACAGGACCGGCGTCCGCTGGCTGGAACTCCTGGATGATGATGGCCACGGGATTGCTGTAGCAGGCCTTCAGGAACTGAACTTTACCGCCATCCATCACAGTACGGAAGACCTGGACCCGGGCTATACGAAGAAACAGCAGCATCCTACGGACCTGCCGCCCCGTAAAAATATCTATTTGAATATAGACCTTAAGCAGCGTGGCGTAGGCGGGGACGACAGCTGGAGGTCGCTTCCGCATCCGCAATACCTCCTTAATGACCAACATTATGAATTTTCCTATATATTTAGGCTCAAATAA
- a CDS encoding GLPGLI family protein, translated as MRAKIIYILTILLMTNLMNAQQSFRFVYEYSYAPDSTNVEKKIKETYYLDIRDDQALFYNVKHKSHDTLYINDDFLYSDFDYRIVQHKADPTVTEYFNISDFAYAVKDKVEFKWTVNRASDKILDYNAQEAVCNFRGRKWKAWFAKDLPFQNGPYKFSGLPGLIVKISDYKNTHTFTLIAVESLKEKLVIVPEKMIDINKAKFKKVLDGFRNNSQKELMNIEVTSTEDGLTNEEFKNKMKEYYKRKHKGNNNFIELE; from the coding sequence ATGAGAGCAAAGATTATATACATCCTGACAATACTATTAATGACCAACCTGATGAATGCTCAGCAGTCATTCAGATTTGTCTATGAATATTCCTATGCACCAGACTCAACAAATGTAGAGAAGAAAATTAAAGAAACTTATTATCTTGATATTAGGGATGATCAGGCACTATTCTACAATGTTAAACACAAGTCTCATGACACATTGTATATTAATGACGATTTTCTGTACTCTGATTTTGATTATCGCATTGTTCAGCATAAAGCTGATCCTACAGTAACAGAATACTTTAACATATCCGATTTTGCCTATGCAGTCAAAGATAAAGTCGAGTTTAAATGGACAGTCAATAGGGCATCAGATAAGATATTGGATTATAATGCTCAGGAAGCTGTATGTAATTTCAGGGGAAGGAAATGGAAGGCATGGTTCGCAAAAGACCTTCCTTTTCAGAATGGGCCCTATAAATTCAGTGGGCTTCCCGGACTGATCGTGAAAATTTCAGATTATAAAAACACCCACACCTTCACTCTGATAGCCGTTGAATCTTTAAAGGAAAAATTAGTTATTGTTCCTGAAAAAATGATTGACATCAACAAGGCAAAATTTAAAAAAGTCCTTGACGGATTCAGAAATAATTCTCAGAAAGAATTAATGAATATAGAAGTTACATCTACTGAAGATGGCCTGACCAATGAAGAGTTTAAAAATAAAATGAAGGAATACTATAAGCGGAAGCATAAAGGCAATAATAATTTTATTGAATTGGAATAA
- a CDS encoding helix-turn-helix transcriptional regulator, producing the protein MIKHRLILVRKNKKLSQAYIAKALCMDTSNYNRREKGEVKISISEWKKLADILGVSIDDILEEDTPQIFISNDNPINKAETNHYNIPLSLWEIQKKYIQKLEQENQELRYHIAEKDKKS; encoded by the coding sequence ATGATTAAACACAGGTTAATTCTCGTTAGAAAGAATAAAAAACTCAGCCAGGCCTATATTGCAAAAGCTTTATGTATGGATACTTCTAATTATAATCGTAGGGAAAAAGGTGAAGTTAAAATTTCAATTTCAGAATGGAAGAAACTGGCAGATATCCTTGGTGTTTCTATCGATGATATCTTGGAAGAGGATACACCTCAAATATTTATTTCAAATGATAATCCCATCAATAAAGCTGAAACAAACCATTATAATATTCCACTTTCACTATGGGAAATCCAGAAAAAGTACATACAAAAACTCGAACAGGAAAATCAAGAGTTACGTTATCATATAGCCGAGAAAGATAAAAAAAGTTAA
- a CDS encoding alpha/beta hydrolase-fold protein, which produces MKITIFISFLFSQIFFSQGWKTSSTALRGREYPKINALHEASFRVYFPKAKSVVLEGGDGMKEIKSKAVRDKNGYWNIHTSAMEPGFHYYWFNVDGKRTNDPNTQLYFGYSQPTSGIEIPSGEDFFFHKKVPHGTIVDDSLYSETTQQQRKFKVYLPPDYGKSKFPVLYLYHGTGEDITGWEKQGHINNILDNLFAAKKATEMIVVMDYGVALTPEQEKMPDNYPRTVLSSKNLDQWLNSELIPYIDEKYRTTNQKAVAGLSRGSYQAMLIGVLHPDTFSAIGAFSPVIYEATENEPFKELPVQNLLSSDKKPYFFIGIGEKEGSRFEDFNRTLTDFFHRNNYAFTAYQSPGTYHEWLTWRRCLNQFAQKIFR; this is translated from the coding sequence ATGAAAATTACAATATTCATCAGCTTTTTATTTTCCCAGATATTCTTTTCCCAGGGTTGGAAAACATCCTCTACGGCTCTTCGCGGCAGGGAATACCCCAAAATCAATGCCTTGCATGAAGCCAGCTTCAGAGTCTATTTTCCAAAAGCAAAATCTGTGGTCCTGGAGGGCGGTGACGGCATGAAGGAGATCAAATCTAAGGCTGTAAGAGACAAAAACGGCTACTGGAACATCCATACTTCAGCTATGGAGCCAGGGTTCCATTATTACTGGTTCAATGTGGACGGGAAAAGGACCAATGATCCCAATACCCAACTCTATTTCGGATACAGCCAGCCTACCAGCGGGATAGAAATTCCGTCAGGTGAAGACTTTTTCTTTCATAAAAAAGTGCCACACGGTACAATTGTGGATGACAGCCTGTATTCTGAAACTACGCAGCAGCAGCGGAAGTTTAAAGTTTACCTTCCTCCCGATTACGGCAAAAGCAAATTCCCGGTCCTCTACCTCTACCACGGAACCGGAGAAGATATCACCGGCTGGGAAAAGCAGGGCCACATCAACAATATCCTCGACAATCTTTTTGCAGCAAAAAAAGCTACAGAAATGATTGTGGTGATGGATTACGGGGTAGCTTTAACCCCCGAACAGGAAAAAATGCCGGATAATTACCCAAGGACGGTCCTTTCCTCCAAAAACCTTGATCAATGGCTGAACTCAGAATTGATCCCCTACATAGATGAAAAATACCGGACCACAAACCAGAAGGCGGTAGCCGGCCTTTCCCGCGGCAGTTACCAGGCCATGCTGATCGGCGTACTCCATCCGGATACATTTTCTGCGATTGGAGCCTTCAGTCCTGTTATTTATGAAGCTACGGAAAACGAACCGTTTAAGGAACTGCCTGTTCAGAATTTGCTGTCGTCAGATAAAAAACCGTACTTCTTCATTGGAATCGGGGAAAAAGAGGGCAGCCGTTTTGAGGATTTCAACCGTACTCTGACCGATTTTTTCCACCGCAATAACTATGCTTTCACGGCCTATCAATCTCCCGGAACCTACCATGAATGGCTCACTTGGAGGAGGTGCCTCAATCAGTTCGCTCAAAAAATATTCAGGTAA
- a CDS encoding alpha/beta hydrolase, whose translation MKNPILKLLFLLVSGLLFSQEYKPLTLKEAGKRLLPQFAIAVYTPITEITLDEIKKQRKENADKPWPELKNKDSVEVTQSKIPGMDPKDPEIPVTIYKPKNAKNLPVFLWFHGGGFIFGTPKWDHQRCADYAVKGHMVVISVDYRLAPENPFPAGLHDAYAALKWAYEYANSIGGNPALIAVGGSSAGAGLSGSLAQFARDKKGPKIGLEILEILPGDFRTDYPSAIELKRVPGLKSEDFPIMESLYIGKNGNPKEKYVLPGNISDVSNLPPTVVFVAGTDPLRDSGIAYADRLIKAGNFTELHVYAGYAHGMPLPGSTDIIFRMVRQFLK comes from the coding sequence ATGAAAAATCCCATATTGAAACTCCTGTTTTTATTGGTTTCCGGACTCCTGTTTTCCCAGGAATACAAACCCCTGACCCTTAAAGAGGCCGGAAAGCGGCTGCTTCCGCAGTTTGCGATTGCAGTGTATACACCAATTACAGAAATCACGCTGGATGAGATTAAAAAACAGCGGAAGGAGAATGCCGATAAACCCTGGCCCGAGCTTAAAAATAAGGACAGTGTGGAAGTCACCCAATCTAAAATTCCCGGAATGGATCCTAAAGATCCTGAAATTCCGGTAACGATTTATAAACCAAAAAATGCGAAGAACCTTCCGGTATTCCTGTGGTTCCACGGCGGCGGATTTATTTTCGGGACCCCGAAATGGGACCACCAGCGCTGTGCCGATTATGCCGTAAAAGGACATATGGTCGTGATCAGCGTCGATTACCGACTGGCCCCGGAAAATCCGTTTCCGGCAGGCCTTCACGATGCCTACGCAGCCTTGAAGTGGGCATATGAATACGCGAACAGCATCGGCGGCAACCCGGCGCTGATCGCCGTAGGCGGCTCCAGCGCCGGGGCCGGACTGTCCGGAAGCCTGGCCCAGTTCGCCAGGGATAAAAAAGGCCCGAAGATAGGTCTGGAAATCCTGGAAATCCTTCCGGGAGACTTCCGTACCGACTATCCTTCTGCCATTGAACTGAAAAGGGTACCGGGACTGAAAAGCGAAGATTTTCCGATTATGGAAAGCCTCTACATCGGTAAAAACGGCAACCCGAAAGAAAAATATGTCCTGCCGGGGAACATCAGCGATGTGTCCAATCTACCACCTACCGTGGTCTTTGTCGCCGGAACAGATCCGCTTCGGGATAGCGGCATCGCTTATGCAGACCGCCTCATTAAAGCCGGCAACTTTACAGAACTGCACGTCTATGCAGGCTATGCCCACGGCATGCCCCTGCCCGGAAGCACCGATATTATATTCCGGATGGTCAGGCAATTCTTGAAATAA
- a CDS encoding helix-turn-helix domain-containing protein, with protein sequence MELVLPYLEAEGFKYGLLQNYSFDQKDFLNATFLEMPEDLGSGKLILFNKKNFHFFRGKWDFGEKTIFHSPHKVGDNGLMDFRISTDGKISSNFINGEKEFEHDTTNVDGMRIFVPKSLFSKDNGLLKEKLENAERNYLSRDKLKTIFDTPFEDYSGSIILESRILEFLSYWIHYLLSDEKTFESKKALEEKIKLAKDFVDTHAFRDLAIKEISRYCGLNNCDLKKGFKNYTQLPIRQYIIKTRMETAKKLLLETEKPIGEIGDYIGYNNRGHFSQLYQRYFGKLPSEERL encoded by the coding sequence ATGGAACTGGTTCTTCCTTACCTTGAAGCTGAGGGCTTTAAATACGGCCTGCTTCAGAATTACAGTTTTGATCAGAAGGATTTCCTGAATGCTACTTTTCTGGAAATGCCGGAAGATCTGGGTTCGGGAAAACTCATCCTGTTCAACAAAAAGAATTTCCATTTCTTCCGGGGCAAATGGGATTTCGGGGAAAAGACCATTTTCCATTCTCCCCATAAAGTAGGCGATAATGGACTGATGGATTTCCGGATCAGCACAGACGGTAAGATCAGCAGCAACTTCATCAACGGAGAAAAAGAATTTGAGCACGATACCACCAATGTAGACGGCATGAGGATTTTTGTCCCGAAAAGCCTTTTTTCAAAAGACAATGGTCTTTTAAAGGAAAAACTGGAAAATGCCGAACGCAACTACCTGAGCCGCGATAAGCTGAAAACCATCTTCGATACCCCTTTTGAAGATTATTCCGGCAGCATCATCCTGGAAAGCCGCATCCTGGAATTCCTGAGCTACTGGATCCATTACCTGCTCTCTGATGAGAAGACCTTTGAAAGCAAAAAAGCGCTGGAAGAAAAGATAAAGCTGGCTAAAGATTTCGTAGATACCCACGCATTCCGCGATCTGGCCATCAAGGAAATCAGCCGTTACTGCGGGCTCAACAACTGCGACCTGAAAAAAGGATTTAAAAATTACACCCAGCTCCCGATCCGCCAGTACATCATCAAAACCCGTATGGAAACAGCCAAAAAACTGCTTCTGGAAACTGAAAAGCCTATTGGCGAAATCGGGGATTACATCGGGTATAATAACCGCGGACATTTTTCACAACTCTACCAGCGGTATTTCGGTAAACTGCCTTCCGAAGAACGCCTCTGA